One region of Flavobacterium sp. GSB-24 genomic DNA includes:
- a CDS encoding DUF5009 domain-containing protein codes for MVRERLISLDVFRGLTILLMTIVNNPGDWGNVYPPLLHAHWNGCTPTDLVFPFFIFIMGVAVPLAMPDKIYDGTTFNKILIRSLRMFCLGIFFNFFGKIQLFGLDGIPLLIARLAVTIAVGYALMGSFSTKVKNILAFSILLIYLILAYGGFENYQDVRLPGVLQRIAIVYFVVSLLYLKTSKKTQIITGAILLLGYWAVMTLIPVPGIGEANLERGTNLAAWVDSILLKGHMYHETNTWDPEGILSTIPSIVNGIIGLLIGQLLLQNILKTEKAKKMAIAGIALIIGGLIWNFVFPINKSLWSSSYVLYTTGLASTCLALLYYIIDIAEYKKGFKLFVIWGVNPMIVFFASQIIPQALTMIRFQNPQNPQEQTNLLDYLYRFRIAPFFSNPMTASLAGALTYVAIWTFILWIFYRNKLIFKV; via the coding sequence ATGGTAAGAGAACGCCTAATTTCGCTTGATGTCTTTCGCGGACTGACTATTCTATTAATGACTATTGTAAACAATCCCGGTGACTGGGGAAATGTTTATCCGCCGCTTTTACACGCACACTGGAACGGCTGTACACCAACCGATCTTGTATTTCCGTTTTTTATATTTATAATGGGAGTTGCAGTTCCACTTGCAATGCCGGACAAAATTTACGACGGTACTACATTTAATAAAATACTCATTCGCTCTCTAAGAATGTTCTGTCTTGGTATATTTTTTAACTTCTTTGGAAAAATTCAATTATTTGGTCTAGACGGAATTCCGTTACTTATTGCTAGACTAGCAGTAACAATTGCTGTTGGATATGCCTTAATGGGAAGTTTTAGTACTAAAGTAAAAAATATTTTAGCTTTCAGTATATTACTAATCTATCTCATTTTAGCCTACGGCGGTTTCGAAAACTACCAAGACGTTAGACTTCCAGGAGTTTTACAACGTATTGCAATAGTCTATTTTGTTGTTTCACTTTTATATTTAAAAACCTCCAAGAAAACACAAATTATTACGGGAGCTATTTTGCTTCTAGGATATTGGGCAGTTATGACTTTAATTCCTGTTCCTGGAATTGGAGAAGCTAATTTAGAACGAGGAACCAATTTAGCAGCCTGGGTCGACAGTATACTTCTAAAAGGACATATGTACCATGAAACTAATACTTGGGATCCTGAAGGAATTTTGAGCACGATTCCGTCAATTGTAAACGGAATTATTGGTTTACTGATAGGGCAACTATTACTGCAAAATATATTAAAAACCGAAAAGGCAAAAAAAATGGCAATTGCCGGAATCGCTTTAATTATCGGAGGATTAATTTGGAATTTTGTATTTCCAATTAATAAATCACTTTGGAGCAGCAGTTATGTTTTGTATACTACAGGTTTAGCTTCAACTTGTCTCGCTTTACTGTATTATATAATTGATATTGCCGAATATAAAAAAGGTTTTAAGTTATTTGTTATCTGGGGTGTAAATCCAATGATTGTATTCTTTGCTTCACAGATTATTCCGCAGGCATTGACTATGATTCGATTTCAAAATCCGCAAAACCCACAAGAACAAACCAATCTTTTAGATTATTTATACCGCTTCAGAATTGCACCATTTTTCAGCAATCCAATGACAGCATCTCTCGCAGGTGCTTTAACTTATGTAGCAATCTGGACATTTATTTTATGGATTTTTTACAGAAACAAACTGATTTTCAAAGTATAA
- a CDS encoding nucleoside-diphosphate kinase gives MATNRTFTMIKPDAVANGHIGNILAMITNGGFKIVSLKLTQLTVADAKAFYAVHAERPFYGELVEFMSRGPIVAAILEKDNAVEDFRTLIGATNPAEAAEGTIRKAYATSIGENAVHGSDSDENAAIESAFHFAGREQF, from the coding sequence ATGGCAACAAATAGAACTTTTACAATGATTAAACCAGATGCTGTTGCAAACGGACACATCGGGAATATCTTAGCAATGATTACTAATGGTGGTTTCAAAATCGTTTCATTAAAATTAACTCAACTAACTGTAGCTGATGCAAAAGCATTTTACGCAGTTCACGCAGAAAGACCTTTCTACGGAGAATTAGTTGAATTCATGTCACGCGGACCAATTGTTGCTGCTATTTTAGAAAAAGATAACGCAGTAGAAGATTTCAGAACTTTAATTGGAGCTACAAACCCTGCTGAAGCTGCTGAAGGAACTATTCGTAAAGCATACGCTACTTCAATCGGAGAAAATGCAGTTCACGGATCTGACAGCGACGAAAACGCTGCTATCGAAAGCGCATTCCACTTTGCAGGAAGAGAGCAATTCTAA
- a CDS encoding DUF721 domain-containing protein translates to MAKRINNESTISAVLQQIIQVNKLQPGMDQIDVRDAWKSLMGSGVNTYTRNVVLKGSTLYVELGSAVLREELSHGKSKIVKMINEELGREVVKEVILR, encoded by the coding sequence ATGGCGAAAAGAATAAATAACGAGTCTACAATAAGTGCAGTTTTGCAGCAAATTATTCAGGTGAATAAATTACAGCCTGGAATGGATCAAATCGATGTTCGTGATGCTTGGAAAAGCCTTATGGGCAGTGGCGTAAATACTTATACAAGAAATGTTGTCCTAAAAGGCAGTACACTTTATGTAGAATTAGGATCTGCAGTTTTGCGTGAGGAATTAAGCCACGGAAAATCTAAAATTGTTAAAATGATTAATGAGGAGTTAGGACGCGAGGTAGTAAAAGAGGTAATTTTGAGATAG
- a CDS encoding lipocalin family protein has product MKNTFMILVLSILFVSCKQEIKPTDITKLNGYWEIEKVVFDKGEQKDYKMNETFDFFQIKNNKGVRTKVMPQFDGTFLTTDTFENVSVRFAGEHVFLDYKTDYAKWSEEIISLSDEQLVVKNPQKIEYHYKKAGPINLLNDGEKNK; this is encoded by the coding sequence ATGAAGAACACTTTTATGATCTTGGTTTTGTCAATCTTGTTTGTAAGTTGTAAACAAGAAATAAAACCGACGGATATTACTAAACTAAACGGTTATTGGGAAATTGAAAAAGTAGTTTTTGACAAAGGCGAGCAGAAGGATTATAAAATGAATGAAACATTTGATTTCTTTCAAATTAAAAATAATAAAGGTGTTCGAACGAAGGTAATGCCGCAGTTTGACGGGACATTTTTAACGACAGATACATTTGAAAATGTATCAGTTCGCTTTGCTGGGGAACATGTCTTTTTAGATTATAAAACAGATTATGCAAAATGGAGTGAAGAAATTATTTCGCTTTCTGATGAGCAGTTAGTGGTTAAAAATCCACAAAAAATAGAATATCATTATAAAAAAGCGGGACCAATTAATCTATTGAATGATGGCGAAAAGAATAAATAA
- a CDS encoding serine hydrolase, whose product MTKTICTILAALSFISCSKDSTEPDSTPTETMYFPPLTGNAWETKSLTDLKWNQNAVQPLLDYLELKHSKSFMILVNGRIVLENYFNNHTATTNWYWASAGKTLTSTLTGIAQQEGLLNINNKVSDYIGTGWTSETIAQENQITCKNLLSMTSGLDDSTDEVEPANLIYKADAGTRWAYHNVYVKLQDVVAKASGQSWENYFNAKLRDKIGMNGTWVQIGVNSVYTSTTRSMARFGLLMLNKGKWENNVILNESFFNEATATSQNINLGYGYLWWLNGKSSYHLPQSQLTFQGSVIPTGPNDMFMALGKNDQKIYVVPSKKMVVIRMGDAADNVNLALSDFDKTLWEKINALYQ is encoded by the coding sequence ATGACTAAAACTATTTGTACAATTCTAGCGGCCTTATCGTTTATAAGCTGTAGTAAAGATTCAACAGAACCAGATTCAACTCCAACAGAAACAATGTATTTCCCTCCTTTAACTGGAAATGCTTGGGAAACAAAATCGCTGACTGATTTAAAATGGAATCAAAATGCAGTTCAACCACTGCTAGATTACTTAGAACTAAAACATTCCAAATCGTTTATGATTTTAGTAAACGGACGAATTGTTTTAGAAAATTATTTCAACAATCATACAGCCACAACAAATTGGTATTGGGCAAGCGCCGGAAAAACTTTAACTTCAACATTAACTGGAATTGCGCAGCAAGAAGGATTACTAAACATTAACAATAAAGTATCCGACTACATTGGAACTGGCTGGACAAGCGAAACAATTGCTCAAGAAAACCAAATTACCTGCAAAAATTTACTCTCTATGACTTCTGGATTAGATGACAGTACCGATGAAGTTGAACCAGCCAATTTAATTTATAAAGCTGATGCAGGAACAAGATGGGCTTACCATAATGTTTATGTAAAACTACAAGATGTTGTTGCAAAAGCCAGCGGACAAAGCTGGGAGAATTATTTCAATGCCAAATTAAGAGATAAAATAGGCATGAATGGTACTTGGGTACAGATTGGAGTAAACAGCGTTTATACAAGTACCACAAGAAGTATGGCGCGCTTTGGATTATTAATGCTGAATAAAGGAAAATGGGAAAACAATGTAATCTTGAACGAATCTTTTTTTAATGAAGCAACCGCCACATCACAAAATATTAATCTAGGATATGGTTATTTATGGTGGCTAAACGGCAAAAGCTCTTATCATTTACCACAATCGCAGCTTACATTTCAAGGAAGCGTAATTCCGACTGGTCCAAATGACATGTTCATGGCTTTAGGAAAAAACGATCAAAAAATATATGTCGTTCCAAGCAAGAAAATGGTTGTAATTAGAATGGGAGACGCAGCCGACAATGTAAATCTAGCTTTATCAGATTTTGATAAAACTTTATGGGAAAAGATTAATGCTTTGTATCAATAA
- the ftsY gene encoding signal recognition particle-docking protein FtsY, producing the protein MSFFKKLFSTEKKETLDKGLEKTKTTFFSKLSKAIAGKSKVDDDVLDNLEEILVASDVGVNTTLKVISRIEKRVAEDKYLGTDELNQILREEIGALLSETNTGEATEFEIPKDKKPYVLMVVGVNGVGKTTTIGKLAYQFKKAGHKVVLGAADTFRAAAIDQLQVWADRVDVPIVRQNMGSDPASVAFDTLQSAVAQNADVVIIDTAGRLHNKINLMNELTKVKRVMQKVVADAPHDVLLVLDGSTGQNAFEQAKQFTAATEVTSLAVTKLDGTAKGGVVIGISDQFQIPVKYIGVGEGIEDLQVFNKYEFVDSFFK; encoded by the coding sequence TTTTTCTCTAAGTTAAGTAAAGCCATTGCTGGAAAATCTAAAGTTGATGATGATGTTTTAGATAATCTGGAAGAAATTCTTGTAGCTTCAGATGTTGGCGTAAATACAACTTTAAAAGTAATTTCAAGAATTGAAAAGCGTGTTGCTGAAGATAAATATTTAGGAACAGATGAATTGAACCAAATTCTTAGAGAAGAAATAGGAGCTTTATTATCTGAAACCAATACAGGTGAAGCAACTGAATTTGAAATTCCGAAAGATAAAAAACCTTACGTTTTAATGGTTGTTGGAGTTAACGGTGTTGGTAAAACTACAACAATTGGTAAGCTGGCTTATCAATTTAAAAAAGCAGGTCACAAAGTTGTTTTGGGTGCGGCAGATACTTTTCGTGCTGCAGCAATTGACCAATTACAAGTTTGGGCTGATAGAGTTGATGTGCCTATTGTAAGACAAAATATGGGAAGTGATCCAGCTTCTGTAGCTTTTGATACTTTACAGTCTGCAGTTGCTCAAAATGCTGATGTTGTAATTATAGATACCGCAGGACGTCTTCATAATAAAATCAATTTAATGAACGAATTGACCAAGGTAAAGCGTGTAATGCAAAAAGTTGTTGCCGATGCGCCTCACGATGTACTTTTGGTTTTAGATGGTTCTACAGGACAAAATGCTTTTGAGCAGGCAAAACAATTTACAGCGGCGACAGAGGTTACTTCATTGGCTGTAACTAAATTGGACGGAACTGCAAAAGGCGGCGTTGTAATTGGAATATCAGATCAATTTCAAATCCCGGTAAAATATATTGGTGTCGGCGAAGGAATTGAAGATTTACAAGTCTTTAATAAGTATGAATTTGTTGATAGTTTCTTTAAATAA